In Pseudomonas sp. PDM14, a genomic segment contains:
- the rplS gene encoding 50S ribosomal protein L19: protein MTNKIIQQLEAEQMTKEIPTFAPGDTIVVQVKVKEGDRSRLQAFEGVVIAKRNRGLNSAFTVRKISNGVGVERTFQTYSPLVDSLAVKRRGDVRKAKLYYLRDLSGKAARIKEKLS from the coding sequence ATGACCAACAAAATCATTCAGCAGCTCGAAGCTGAGCAGATGACCAAAGAGATCCCGACCTTTGCCCCGGGCGACACCATCGTCGTTCAGGTGAAAGTGAAGGAAGGCGACCGTTCCCGTCTGCAGGCTTTCGAGGGCGTCGTTATCGCCAAGCGCAACCGTGGTCTGAACAGTGCATTCACTGTTCGCAAGATCTCCAACGGTGTTGGCGTAGAGCGTACTTTCCAGACCTACAGCCCGCTGGTCGACAGCCTGGCCGTCAAGCGTCGCGGTGACGTGCGCAAAGCCAAGCTGTACTACCTCCGCGACCTGTCCGGCAAGGCAGCACGCATCAAGGAAAAACTGTCCTGA
- a CDS encoding acyl-CoA thioesterase has product MTPREQEIQRRTELSETRVTKAVFPPTTNHHNTLFGGTALAWMDEVSFIAATRFCRLPLVTVSSDRIDFKHAIPAGSIVELVGRVIKVGNTSLKVEVNIFVESMYSDGREKAVSGVFSFVAIGEDKKPMPVLRDDFAAEAVNPL; this is encoded by the coding sequence ATGACCCCCAGAGAGCAAGAAATTCAGCGGCGTACCGAGCTGTCGGAAACCCGTGTGACCAAGGCGGTCTTCCCGCCGACCACCAACCACCACAACACCCTGTTCGGCGGCACTGCGCTGGCCTGGATGGATGAGGTGTCGTTCATCGCCGCCACGCGCTTCTGCCGCCTGCCGCTGGTGACTGTGTCGTCCGACCGGATCGACTTCAAGCATGCGATCCCCGCGGGCTCCATCGTCGAGCTGGTCGGGCGGGTGATCAAGGTCGGCAACACCAGCCTCAAGGTCGAGGTGAACATCTTCGTCGAGAGCATGTACAGCGATGGTCGCGAGAAGGCGGTCAGCGGGGTGTTCAGCTTCGTCGCCATCGGCGAGGACAAGAAGCCGATGCCGGTGCTGCGTGATGACTTTGCCGCGGAGGCTGTTAACCCGCTCTGA